The Pseudomonas solani genome segment GAGGAAGGTCTTGATGTCCAGCAGGTTGCCGTCCACCTTCACGTCGCCCAGCAGCGCGCCCTTGAGCAGGCCGTTCTCGCCGCTGATCACGGTGTCGAGGTAGGTCTTGTCGAAGGTCAGCTTCAACGTGGTGCCCTCGGGGATGCCCGGGTGCATCTCCACCACGCCGCGGCGTATCTCCAGCGCCCACTGCTCGTTGATATCGGGGAAGACGAAGCCCAGGGTGAGGTTCACGTCGGCGCTCTTCTCCGGATCGATGCGGGTGACCCAGTTCTGCAGGAAGATCCGCGCCGGCAGGTTCTTCAGCATGTCCGGCGAGAGGAAGGCGTTGCGCAGCCCCTGGGACAGCTGCAGCGCGGCATCGCCCTCGAGCTTGCCTTCCAGCTCCATGGCGCTCATCAGGTACCAGTTGCGCCAGTTGATGTTCATGCTGGCGTAGCCCAGGCGGCGGAAGCTGCGGGCCTTGATGTCGCGAGCCAACTTGTCGTCGTGGTCGACGCGGATGGCGTAGCTGGCCAGCTCGGCCGCCCATTGCCAGTCCCCCTTGAGGTAGGCGTCGCCGGCGGCCAGCAGCAGCTTGTCACGCCCACCCATGAGGGCGATCAGGCGCTTGGCCTTCTCCGCCGGCGGCGTCGGGTCGAGGTCCACCGGGTCGCCCTGGAACCAGCCCAGGTAGCCCTGGTAGATCTGCCGCACGCTGTGCTTCACGGTGCCGTAGTACTCGCGCAGGTAGGGCGTGTAACCGGCCAGGTGCGGCGGCAGCTTGACCTTCTCCACCAACTCGTCGGGGGTCAGGCCCTTGTTCATCCAGCGCACGGTCTGATCGTGGATGTAGGCGATGGCGTCGCGGGTCATGCGCAGCACCTCTTCCACCTTGTCGCGGCCGGACACCGGCTGGCCGTGCAGCGGCACCATGTAGTCGGCCTTGAAGGCACGCAGCTTGTCGAGGCTCTGCACCCACACCCCCGGGTCGCGGAACTTGGTGCCGCGCAGGGTGTGGACGTTGGGCAGGGTCGGCCCCTGGGTCACCTCGGCGCTGATCAGCACGCGGTTGTCCGGCAGGTAGAGGACGATCTCGTCCGGCGCCTCGCTGGGCACATGGAGGAACTGCACCTTCAGCCCGGCGATGGTGGTATCCAGGGCTTCCTTGAAGGTGACGGTCGGCGCGATGAAGGTGGAGGCGCCGGGATGGGCCAGCGGGCCGAGGCCGGCGTTCATGTCGCGCTTGTCGCTGTCCGGCAGGGCCGCGCCGAAGCTGTAGCCCGAGC includes the following:
- a CDS encoding alkyl/aryl-sulfatase, translating into MRITTRFGGLLLAAALPFGADAALPDETLEPSINAELAEHTRHFDEKVYKIADNVWSAVGWNLANSVMIEAPEGLIIVDTGESAEQSRKVLAEFRKISAKPIKAIVYTHFHPDHINGVKGFVSEEQVKRGEVQIYAQETLLDNVVTQGALVGPILGMRSGYSFGAALPDSDKRDMNAGLGPLAHPGASTFIAPTVTFKEALDTTIAGLKVQFLHVPSEAPDEIVLYLPDNRVLISAEVTQGPTLPNVHTLRGTKFRDPGVWVQSLDKLRAFKADYMVPLHGQPVSGRDKVEEVLRMTRDAIAYIHDQTVRWMNKGLTPDELVEKVKLPPHLAGYTPYLREYYGTVKHSVRQIYQGYLGWFQGDPVDLDPTPPAEKAKRLIALMGGRDKLLLAAGDAYLKGDWQWAAELASYAIRVDHDDKLARDIKARSFRRLGYASMNINWRNWYLMSAMELEGKLEGDAALQLSQGLRNAFLSPDMLKNLPARIFLQNWVTRIDPEKSADVNLTLGFVFPDINEQWALEIRRGVVEMHPGIPEGTTLKLTFDKTYLDTVISGENGLLKGALLGDVKVDGNLLDIKTFLGCFDFEDAPIALTVR